A window from Setaria italica strain Yugu1 chromosome VIII, Setaria_italica_v2.0, whole genome shotgun sequence encodes these proteins:
- the LOC101785063 gene encoding protein ZINC INDUCED FACILITATOR-LIKE 1 isoform X1, which produces MANGGEGEAAAVPLLEKKPAAVYFDGCPGCAVDRRKAESRGIPFKLFFLIWFINLVSSLPILSIYPFLYFMIRDLHIAKKVEDIGFYAGLVGASYMLGRALTSIFWGFVADRIGRKPVIVFGIVSAFVFNTLFGLSMRFWMALATRFLLGSLNGLLGPMRAYAVEVCRPEHHAFALSLVSTSWAMGLVIGPAIGGYLSQPTEKYPMFFPANSFFGRFPYFLPCLCISVFCFVILLSSIWLPETLHKHKPVEKKDQENQCIIEHLAADSEEFVEQNTSSATNKSLLKNWPLMSSIILYCIACFDDMAYSEIFPLWAESDRSYGGLSLSSEDVGQVLTITGASLLLYQTFIYPYKVKVLGPINASRAMAILSMMLLFTYPSMTHLPRPWLLIVLNISSALKANLVTTVVTSSVILQNNSVRQDQRGIANGLANTMMSFSKALAPAGAGIVFSWAQKHQHSFFFPGDQMVFLFLGIVVFIEFIWTFKPLLVVPDQFCST; this is translated from the exons ATGGCCAACGGTGGTGAGGGTGAGGCAGCTGCGGTGCCGCTGCTGGAGAAGAAGCCCGCGGCGGTGTACTTCGATGGCTGCCCCGGGTGCGCCGTCGACCGGAGGAAGGCGGAGAGTAGGGGCATCCCGTTCaagctcttcttcctcatctgGTTCATCAATCTCGTCTCAA GTTTGCCCATATTATCAATATATCCCTTCTTGTACTTCATG ATAAGAGACTTGCATATTGCCAAAAAAGTGGAAGACATTGGGTTTTACGCAGGTTTGGTAG GAGCTTCGTACATGCTAGGTAGGGCTTTAACGTCCATCTTTTGGGGGTTTGTAGCAGATCGTATTGGGAGGAAGCCAGTTATTGTGTTTGGAATTGTCTCCGC GTTTGTGTTCAATACTCTGTTTGGACTAAGTATGCGATTTTGGATGGCACTAGCTACACGATTTCTTCTTGGTTCTTTGAATGGCTTACTTGGGCCAATGAGG GCCTATGCTGTTGAAGTTTGTCGACCAGAGCATCATGCCTTTGCATTATCACTA GTTAGCACATCATGGGCAATGGGTTTGGTTATTGGACCAGCTATTGGTGGATATCTTTCGCAG CCAACGGAAAAGTATCCAATGTTTTTTCCTGCCAACTCGTTCTTTGGAAG GTTCCCATATTTCTTGCCATGTTTATGCATATCTGTCTTCTGCTTTGTTATTCTATTAAGCAGCATATGGCTCCCG GAGACACTTCATAAACATAAACCTGTTGAAAAGAAGGATCAAGAAAATCAATGTATCATTGAGCATTTGGCTGCTGATTCTGAAGAATTTGTTGAGCAGAACACTAGTTCAGCTACAAATAAGAGCTTACTTAAGAATTGGCCACTGATGTCATCTATTATTCTCTATTGCATTGCCTGCTTTGATGATATGGCTTACTCAGAG ATATTTCCTCTATGGGCTGAAAGCGACAGAAGCTATGGTGGACTTAGTCTGTCATCCGAGGATGTTGGTCAAGTACTTACAATTACAG GGGCAAGCCTTCTTTTGTATCAAACATTTATTTATCCTTATAAGGTTAAAGTTCTTGGACCAATCAATGCTTCCCGTGCTATGGCT ATTTTATCCATGATGCTTCTATTTACATATCCATCTATGACACATCTCCCAAGACCATGGTTATTAATTGTTCTAAATATTTCATCAGCGCTAAAAGCAAATTTGGTG ACTACTGTGGTCACATCCTCTGTAATTCTTCAGAATAATTCTGTG CGTCAAGATCAAAGAGGTATTGCAAATGGCTTAGCAAACACAATGATGTCATTTTCCAAAGCACTCGCTCCAGCAGGAGCTGGTATTGT GTTTTCCTGGGCACAAAAACATCAGCATTCCTTCTTCTTTCCAG GTGACCAAATGGTGTTCCTCTTTTTGGGCATTGTGGTGTTTATCGAATTCATTTGGACATTCAAACCATTACTAGTTGTGCCAGATCAATTTTGTTCAACTTGA
- the LOC101785063 gene encoding protein ZINC INDUCED FACILITATOR-LIKE 1 isoform X2, protein MAAPGAPSTGGRRRVGASRSSSSSSSGSSISSQIRDLHIAKKVEDIGFYAGLVGASYMLGRALTSIFWGFVADRIGRKPVIVFGIVSAFVFNTLFGLSMRFWMALATRFLLGSLNGLLGPMRAYAVEVCRPEHHAFALSLVSTSWAMGLVIGPAIGGYLSQPTEKYPMFFPANSFFGRFPYFLPCLCISVFCFVILLSSIWLPETLHKHKPVEKKDQENQCIIEHLAADSEEFVEQNTSSATNKSLLKNWPLMSSIILYCIACFDDMAYSEIFPLWAESDRSYGGLSLSSEDVGQVLTITGASLLLYQTFIYPYKVKVLGPINASRAMAILSMMLLFTYPSMTHLPRPWLLIVLNISSALKANLVTTVVTSSVILQNNSVRQDQRGIANGLANTMMSFSKALAPAGAGIVFSWAQKHQHSFFFPGDQMVFLFLGIVVFIEFIWTFKPLLVVPDQFCST, encoded by the exons ATGGCTGCCCCGGGTGCGCCGTCGACCGGAGGAAGGCGGAGAGTAGGGGCATCCCGTTCaagctcttcttcctcatctgGTTCATCAATCTCGTCTCAA ATAAGAGACTTGCATATTGCCAAAAAAGTGGAAGACATTGGGTTTTACGCAGGTTTGGTAG GAGCTTCGTACATGCTAGGTAGGGCTTTAACGTCCATCTTTTGGGGGTTTGTAGCAGATCGTATTGGGAGGAAGCCAGTTATTGTGTTTGGAATTGTCTCCGC GTTTGTGTTCAATACTCTGTTTGGACTAAGTATGCGATTTTGGATGGCACTAGCTACACGATTTCTTCTTGGTTCTTTGAATGGCTTACTTGGGCCAATGAGG GCCTATGCTGTTGAAGTTTGTCGACCAGAGCATCATGCCTTTGCATTATCACTA GTTAGCACATCATGGGCAATGGGTTTGGTTATTGGACCAGCTATTGGTGGATATCTTTCGCAG CCAACGGAAAAGTATCCAATGTTTTTTCCTGCCAACTCGTTCTTTGGAAG GTTCCCATATTTCTTGCCATGTTTATGCATATCTGTCTTCTGCTTTGTTATTCTATTAAGCAGCATATGGCTCCCG GAGACACTTCATAAACATAAACCTGTTGAAAAGAAGGATCAAGAAAATCAATGTATCATTGAGCATTTGGCTGCTGATTCTGAAGAATTTGTTGAGCAGAACACTAGTTCAGCTACAAATAAGAGCTTACTTAAGAATTGGCCACTGATGTCATCTATTATTCTCTATTGCATTGCCTGCTTTGATGATATGGCTTACTCAGAG ATATTTCCTCTATGGGCTGAAAGCGACAGAAGCTATGGTGGACTTAGTCTGTCATCCGAGGATGTTGGTCAAGTACTTACAATTACAG GGGCAAGCCTTCTTTTGTATCAAACATTTATTTATCCTTATAAGGTTAAAGTTCTTGGACCAATCAATGCTTCCCGTGCTATGGCT ATTTTATCCATGATGCTTCTATTTACATATCCATCTATGACACATCTCCCAAGACCATGGTTATTAATTGTTCTAAATATTTCATCAGCGCTAAAAGCAAATTTGGTG ACTACTGTGGTCACATCCTCTGTAATTCTTCAGAATAATTCTGTG CGTCAAGATCAAAGAGGTATTGCAAATGGCTTAGCAAACACAATGATGTCATTTTCCAAAGCACTCGCTCCAGCAGGAGCTGGTATTGT GTTTTCCTGGGCACAAAAACATCAGCATTCCTTCTTCTTTCCAG GTGACCAAATGGTGTTCCTCTTTTTGGGCATTGTGGTGTTTATCGAATTCATTTGGACATTCAAACCATTACTAGTTGTGCCAGATCAATTTTGTTCAACTTGA